A part of Nocardioides sp. WS12 genomic DNA contains:
- a CDS encoding GPW/gp25 family protein yields MGSEFVGSGWSFPLRTDPTGRVALVSGRREIEESIRLILMTAPGERPMRPEFGCAVHDYVFAPADASTAGDIAYAVRVSLNRWEPRVDVEDVAVRFDAVDKGVLYIDISYSLRGENDPRNLVFPFYVIPPHEEDA; encoded by the coding sequence ATGGGCTCGGAGTTCGTCGGTTCCGGATGGTCCTTCCCGTTGCGCACCGACCCGACCGGCCGGGTCGCCCTGGTGAGCGGGCGCCGGGAGATCGAGGAGAGCATCCGGCTGATCCTGATGACCGCGCCGGGCGAGCGCCCGATGCGGCCCGAGTTCGGTTGCGCGGTGCACGACTACGTCTTTGCCCCTGCCGACGCGTCGACCGCGGGCGACATCGCCTATGCCGTGCGCGTTTCGCTCAATCGCTGGGAACCGCGGGTGGACGTCGAGGACGTCGCGGTGCGCTTCGACGCGGTCGACAAGGGCGTCCTGTACATCGACATCTCCTACTCGCTGCGCGGCGAGAACGACCCGCGCAACCTCGTTTTCCCGTTCTACGTCATTCCGCCCCATGAGGAGGACGCATGA
- a CDS encoding putative baseplate assembly protein — MTLPVPNLDDRRFQDLVDDAKRMVQQRCPEWTDHNVSDPGVTLIETFAFMTDELLYRLNRVPDRLYITFLDLLGVTLHPPTPARVEVTAWLSAAAKETTVLPAGAEVATLRTPQQEAVVFATAKSLTMPPRALAHVMTHNAGGEPERRDDELSLGTEFPCFTEQPAYEDILYIGLDDAAPSCAIGLRMTCHLQGVGVDPTRPPIVWEAWDGKAWTACDVDRDTTGGLNRPGDVILHVPETHAASVVSQVRAGWLRCRVVAPGEGYPFYSSSPTITEMSAYTIGGTVPATHSETFTDEILGLSEGVPGQVFTLVRGPLVADGDPFVVEVASGAGWDEWEEVSSFADSGPDDAVVRVDRATGEVQFGPAVREAAGTMRQYGAVPPKGAPIRVPSYRIGGGPSGNLAAGAIKILRTTVPGIDRVENRRAAVGGVAPETVDEAKLRGPLALRTRDRAVTCEDYEQLAKAAAPQVARVKAVPAGAGGEESGVRVLLVPAASADVEGSLRFEDLVPTAATLQTVTSFIEPRRTVGARVVVEPPFYQGVTVVATLVARAKTASAELEKAARIALNRYFDPLTGGIDSKGWPFGRPVQAGEVYAVLQQVSGTELVEEVLLFAADPITGKRGEPVQRIDLDRFALVFSYDHRVRVIRGG, encoded by the coding sequence ATGACCCTGCCGGTCCCGAATCTCGACGATCGCCGGTTCCAAGACCTCGTCGACGACGCCAAGCGCATGGTCCAGCAGCGCTGCCCCGAATGGACCGACCACAACGTGTCGGACCCCGGCGTGACGCTGATCGAGACCTTCGCGTTCATGACCGATGAACTGCTGTACCGGCTCAACCGCGTCCCGGATCGGCTCTACATCACCTTCCTCGACCTCCTCGGTGTCACCCTGCACCCGCCGACCCCCGCACGGGTCGAGGTCACCGCGTGGCTCTCGGCCGCCGCGAAGGAGACGACGGTGCTGCCGGCCGGTGCGGAGGTGGCGACCCTCCGCACGCCCCAGCAGGAAGCGGTTGTCTTCGCGACCGCGAAGTCGTTGACGATGCCGCCCCGCGCCCTTGCTCACGTGATGACCCACAACGCTGGCGGTGAGCCCGAACGCCGCGACGACGAGTTGAGCCTCGGCACGGAGTTCCCTTGCTTCACCGAGCAGCCGGCCTACGAGGACATCCTCTACATCGGCCTCGACGATGCCGCCCCGTCCTGCGCCATCGGCCTGCGGATGACCTGCCACCTCCAGGGAGTCGGCGTCGACCCGACCCGGCCGCCGATCGTGTGGGAGGCCTGGGACGGCAAGGCGTGGACGGCCTGTGACGTCGACCGCGACACGACGGGCGGTCTGAACCGTCCGGGCGACGTGATCCTGCACGTCCCCGAGACCCACGCGGCATCGGTGGTGTCGCAGGTGCGAGCCGGCTGGCTGCGCTGTCGCGTGGTGGCGCCGGGGGAGGGCTACCCGTTCTACAGCTCCTCGCCCACGATCACCGAGATGTCGGCGTACACGATCGGAGGGACGGTGCCGGCGACGCACTCCGAGACGTTCACCGACGAGATCCTCGGACTGTCCGAGGGCGTGCCGGGCCAGGTGTTCACGCTGGTCCGCGGCCCCCTCGTTGCCGACGGTGACCCGTTCGTGGTCGAGGTGGCGTCCGGTGCGGGCTGGGACGAGTGGGAAGAGGTGTCCTCCTTCGCGGACTCCGGACCCGACGATGCGGTGGTGCGCGTGGATCGGGCGACGGGCGAGGTGCAATTCGGCCCTGCGGTACGCGAGGCCGCGGGCACCATGCGCCAGTACGGCGCGGTGCCGCCGAAGGGCGCACCGATCCGGGTGCCGTCGTACCGGATCGGCGGTGGTCCGTCCGGCAACCTCGCAGCCGGTGCCATCAAGATCCTGCGGACCACGGTGCCCGGCATCGACCGCGTCGAGAACCGTCGCGCTGCGGTCGGTGGCGTCGCACCCGAGACCGTCGATGAGGCCAAGCTGCGCGGACCACTCGCCCTGCGCACGCGCGACCGGGCGGTCACCTGCGAGGACTACGAGCAGCTCGCCAAGGCGGCCGCCCCCCAGGTCGCCCGGGTGAAGGCCGTGCCGGCGGGCGCCGGCGGGGAGGAGAGCGGCGTCCGCGTACTGCTGGTGCCGGCCGCCTCGGCCGACGTCGAGGGCAGCCTTCGTTTCGAGGACCTCGTTCCGACGGCCGCCACGCTCCAGACGGTCACGTCCTTCATCGAGCCGCGCCGCACGGTCGGCGCCCGCGTCGTCGTCGAGCCGCCGTTCTACCAGGGCGTCACCGTCGTGGCGACCCTCGTCGCGCGGGCCAAGACCGCGTCGGCCGAACTGGAAAAGGCCGCCCGGATCGCCCTCAACCGGTACTTCGACCCGCTGACGGGCGGGATCGACAGCAAGGGGTGGCCGTTCGGTCGTCCGGTCCAGGCCGGCGAGGTGTACGCCGTCCTCCAGCAGGTCTCCGGGACCGAACTGGTCGAGGAGGTGCTGCTGTTCGCCGCCGACCCCATCACGGGCAAGCGGGGTGAGCCGGTGCAACGCATCGACCTGGACCGCTTCGCGCTCGTCTTCTCCTACGACCACCGGGTCCGGGTGATCCGTGGTGGCTGA